Below is a genomic region from Coprobacter tertius.
TTCTATTTGGGGTAATCTCGATGGTCTTTATAAAAAGTCGATCGAACAATTAGAACAGAAAAAAAGTGTATTGCATCAGAAAAACCTTTCTTCTGAAGAAACGGCTCTTCCCGATTATACTGTGATGCCTTCTGTAAATATCGAAGTTCCTGTGAAGCGTATGAATCTCGACCGTAAAGCTTTAGAGAAATATGTATGTGAAGCCTCGGCTGTTTTTCGTGATTATCCTCAATTAACCGACTCTCGTGTCGTTATTTCAGCGGTAAATAAGGTGGTTCGTAATTATAATACAGAAAATACGGTAGTGAAGTACCCCGATAATTCTGTTTATATCGACGTATATATAAAAGGCATGACTCCTGATGGCCAGTTACTTGAAAATATGGTAGCTAATTTGTATCGTGATGTTTCCGAGATACCCGATATTGATAGTCTGAAGGCTTTTTGTCGTGAGATCGGAGATCTTTTTGTCAAAGTGTACAATGCCCCTATTATAAACGAGCCGTATGATGGGCCGATTTTAATCGAGGGTGACGCAGTGGTTACTTCTTTTATCGATAATTTTTTTAGTGGAACCAGAAACTTGATTGCACGCCGTAAAACTCTTTTAAGTGAAGATTTAGATCGTTATTATCCTTATAATTCAAAATATGACGATAATCAACTCGAGCAGATGATGAATAAACGTATCATTTCGAAAGATTTGAATATAACATCTTTAACCGGTACACCTGTTTATAATGGGATTAATCTCGTGGGATATTATCCAGTAGATCTCGAAGGAGTGGTTCCCGATAAAGAGATGATCCTTGTGGAAAACGGTATTCTGAAGGCGATGTTGAATGGGCGTACGCCTACTTTGAAAAGTCCGGTTTCCAACGGACATTATCATACCGACAGATGGGGAATGTCGGCCGGTGTATACCCCGGTGTAGTACGTTTGAGTGGAAATAACAGATCTTCTAAAGAAGAATTGAAAAAGAGACTACTTAATAGAGCGAAAGATGAAGGTTATGATTATGCTTATATTCTTCGTAAAAAAAGCGGAAATAAGGCCGATGAGCTTTATCAGGTCGACGTGAAAACGGGTAAAGAACAATTGGTTCGCGGTGGGGTCATAAACGATCTGAATATGAAATCATTTAAAAGAGTACTGGGGATATCCGATAAAGAGTTTGTTAAGAATATGACTTCAGGAAGTTTTCAGTCGTCTTTTATATTGCCCGAAACGATTCTTTTAGGGGAGTGTGAAATCGTGAAGGATAATAACCTTTCATTGGTGAAACCTTTTATTGTACCGCGTCCGGATTGACGATAATGTAAATCGTATGATTATAAAAAAATGATGCCGATAAAACAACTTTTATCGGCATCATTTTTTTTTAGTTCGAAAAGATCGATTAGTTGGGGATATATTCTTTTTCCATGGTATTTTCAATCTGTATTTCTTTTTCGGTCGATATTTGTTCTTCTGTATCTCCTGTATCTATTTCTTTTTCTTCTTTATCTTTAGCAGTTTGTGAATCGAGAATCGCCTGTAAAAAATCTTTATCCGATTTTATTTTTTTCAATGCCATTTGAGCCGCATTTTGCTGCGATTCTTTTTTGGTATAGCCTATTCCTATTCCTCCTGATATCCCTCCTATAATCACTTGAAACTGGAAAATAGGATTATTATCATGATCGGTAAAAGATTCGATCAGAGTAAAAGTTATATCTACTTTATTTTTTTGGCACCATTCAATCAGTTTCGATTTAAAATTGACCTCTTTTTTTGCGACCTGATTCAGGTTAATATAGGGTTTTATAACTTTTTCTTGTATGAATTTTTTACAGACTTCATACCCTCTATCGATATAAATAGCCCCGATAAATGCTTCGAACGCATTTCCGTAAATGTAATTGTTATGAGAGCTGGTATGGGTAGAAGCAATAATGAGTTTATCGAGTCCGATTTTCAGGGCGATCTGATTCAACATTTCCCTCTGCACGATTTTTGAGCGGGTATTAGTCAGGAATCCTTCCTTTTTCGATTCGAATTCGTTAAATACAATATCTGCTACTATAGCGTCGAGTACGGCATCCCCTAAAAATTCAAGGCGTTCGTTATTAATCCATTGGCCTTTTTCTGTACGAATCGATGACGATCGATGCAGGCAAGCCTGTTCGTAAACGTCGATATTCTGGGGATAAAATCCTAATATCTTATAAAAATTACAATAAGGCTCTTTATGCCGAAGCTTAAAGAGCCTTATCTTATGATAAATCGTTTTGAACACTTTATTTCACAAATTTTTTTACGATCAGGCTGGCATTGTGACCTCCGAATCCGAACGTATTCGAAAGAGCCGCATTGACAGTCCTTTTTTGAGCTTTATTAAATGTAAAATTCAGTTTGTAATCGATTTCTGGATCTTCATCACCTTCATGGAAATTGATCGTTGGAGGTACGATATCGTTTTCAACCGCTTTTACGCATACCATGGCTTCGAGAGCACCTGCTGCGCCTAATAAGTGACCGGTCATCGACTTTGTAGAACTGATATTCAGATCGTAGGCATGGTCGCCGAATACCGACTTAATAGCTTTTACTTCCGAAATATCACCTACCGGAGTGGATGTACCGTGTACATTGATATAGTCGATTTCTTCCGGTTTCATTTCGGCATCATCCAAAGCATTTTGCATTACCAATTTAGCACCGAGTCCTTCGGGATGTGATGCTGTGATATGATATGCGTCGGCCGACATTCCGCCTCCTACAATTTCAGCATATATTTTTGCACCTCGAGCGAGTGCATGCTCTAATTCTTCCAAAACAAGGCATACTGCACCTTCTCCCATAACAAAACCGTCGCGGCTTGCGCTGAAAGGACGTGAAGCTCCTTTCGGATCGTCGTTTCTTGTCGAAACGGCATGCATCGAATTAAATCCGCCGAGACCGGCAACTGTAATGGCTGCTTCGGCTCCACCCGATACAATAACATCGGCTTTACCTAAACGAATGTTGTTGAACGAGTCGATGAGTGCATTGGTAGAAGAGGCACAGGCCGATACGGTAGCGTAATTAGGTCCATGAAAACCGTACATCATGGCAATATGACCTGCTGCGATATCAGCGATCATTTTGGGGATGAAAAATGGGTTGAATTTGGGTCCTTTCTCTACATTATTAAAATATGCACTGACTTCTTCTTCAAACGTTTTGATGCCTCCGATTCCTGCGGCAAAAATAACTCCTACACGATCTTTATTTACTTTTTCAAGATCGAGTCCCGAATTGGCTACGCCTTCTTTGGCCGATGCAATGGCTAATTGTGCGTAACGGTCGAATTTACGGGCTTCTTTCCGATCGAAATAAAGACTCGGGTCGAAATTTTTTACTTCACACGCAAACTGTGTTTTAAACAGTGAAGCGTCAAAAAGAGTAATAGGTCCGGCACCACTTACTCCATTGATCAACGAGTCCCATGTACTGTTCACATCGTTGCCAACTGGGGTGATTGCTCCCAGACCTGTTACCACAACTCTTTTTAATTCCATACGAGTAATGTGTCGATTTACTTCTTCACGTTAGCTTCAATATAAGCTATAGCGTCGCCTACTGTAGCGATTTTCTCAGTCTGATCGTCAGGGATATTTACTCCGAATTCTTTTTCGAAATCCATGATCAGTTCGACTGTGTCGAGTGAATCTGCTCCTAGATCGTTGGTGAAGCTAGCTTCCGGGGTAACTTCTGATTCTTCTACAGCTAATTTATCGACAATAATCTGTTTTACTCTTGATGCAATTTCAGACATAACTTCCAGTTTTTAGTTAATTAATAGATTTACTTTCTTATTTTTGCAGTGCAAAGAAATACATTTTTCTCCAAACAAAAAAAATATTTCTCCATTAATTTCATGAAAATTGCACATTTTATACGATTTTGTGCAACTTTTGGGCCGCTATTGTTTCTGTTTTGCATAAAAAACAGTATTTTGTGCATTTGGTTGGTTATGGAAAATGGATAATTCTAATGAAAATGAGAAAGAAAATCGCTGTTTTTGCTTCGGGTTCGGGAACGAATGCCGAGAATATTATTCGTTATTTCAGAGATAGGGAATCAGCTCAGGTCGTTTTGGTTATTTCCAGTCGTCCCGATGCCTATGTGGTAGAAAGGGCTCGCAAATTGCAGGTTCCTTGCCATATTGCCGGTAAAGAGGCTTTTGCTACACCTGGCTTGGTGATTTCAATGCTTCATGACGCGGGTGTAGATATGATTGTTTTAGCCGGATTTTTGCTGAAGGTTCCTGAAGAGATTGTACGGGCTTATCCCGATGCGATCGTGAATATACATCCGGCACTTTTACCCAAATTCGGGGGAAAGGGCATGTATGGCGATCGGGTACACAATGCTGTAATAGAAGCCGGAGAACAAATATCGGGTATAACGATTCATTATGTAAATGAGCATTATGACGAGGGGACGGCTATTGCTCGCTTTACTTGTCCTGTTTTGAAAGGCGATACACCGCAGTCGCTTGCTGCTCGTGTGCATGAATTGGAATATCGGTATTTTCCTGAAGTAATAGAACAGGTGGCGACTTCGGGGAAATAGGGAAAACTGTTTATTATTTGTCGTTACTGTATATTGAACCCGAGTTCTTGTAATATAGGAACGATTTCAGGTGGACAGTTATTAAGGGTATATGCCCCGAACTCACGGCGTAAGCCGTAATTCCCTCGCAATTTTTCAAAATCTTCAGGGTGGGCCAATAATGAAGCCATGTCTTGACGTGGATCGTAGGTCGCAAGTACCGAAGCGGTTAAGGCATCGGCTCCTTCCGGAATTGTTATATTATCGAAAAGAGGTGATGGAGGGATAATATTTGAACTGCATATTTTCTTTTTTATCCATCCCGATACAGCGTTAACCATTTGCCGGGTAGCATTTGATTTCCCGTCGGCAGAGTAACCGGCTATATGTGGGGTAGCGATGAAAGCTCTTTCTAATAATTCTCGGCTAATATGAGGTTCGTTTTCCCAACAATCGAGAATGTATTCTGAAACCAGACCTTTTCGGCTGGCGTCCAATAAGGCCGTATTGTCGATTATTTCTCCACGTGACGAATTAATAATGATCGGTTTTTTACATAAGCGATTCAGGAATTTATTGTTGCATAAATGATATGTTTTGTCATCACCTTCTTTAATTAAAGGAGTGTGAAAGGTTATAATGTCGCTTTTTTCGGCAATTTCTTCCAGTGAAACGAAATCTTCGGCCGATTCTTTTCGGGCTCGCGGCGGATCGTTACGCAGAACGTTCATTCCGATAAGACGACAGTATTTTTCAATGATTGTTCCTACATGTCCTACTCCTACGATTCCGATTGTTTTTTCCCTAAGTAGGATCCCGTATCGTTCCTGAAGTAAAAGAAGAGAAGCCAAAATATATTGACCTACCGATGGAGCGTTGCACCCCGGAGCATTTTTCCATAGGATACCATTTGCACTGCAGTATGCCGTATCTATGTGGTCATAGCCGATAGTTGCTGTTCCTATAAATTTACATTTGCTGCCCTCGAGAAGTTCGGCGTTGCAATGAGTACGAGTGCGTATAATGAGTATATCGGCATCTTTTACGGCATTCCGGTCTATTTTTTCGGGTGCGATGTATTCTACCTCGGCATACGGTTCTAAGATTCCTTTTATATAAGGTATTTTGTTATCAATTATTATCCGCGTCATAAAGTCTTTTTTATAGCTTTCTTACAAAGATAAGGGTAAAAAGCGGTTGCGTGCCTTATTTTCATTTTTTTTCTGATTCTTTTCGGGATATCGTTGTAACGTTGATAAAGACTCCTGTATAAGTATTCGATTTGTTTTATTATTCGGTATTTATTGTTATGTTTGTGAAACGAATCAATACGAATATCATGACTATGACAGATTTTAGCGAAAAAAGCAACCGTATATTCTGGAATGCAACACAGCATTATCATACGATGGATGATGTAGATGCTGAAATGAATAATCCTTTCGAAGAAAAGACGATAGAATATTATTTATTTCTTAAAAACTGGATCGATGCGGTACAGTGGCATCTTGAAGACATTATACGTGACCCCGATATAGATCCCGTAAAGGCATTGCAGATAAAACGTCGTATCGATAAGTCGAATCAGGATCGTACCGATCTCGTAGAATTGATTGACGGTTATTTTCTCGATAAATATAAAGATGTAAAACCATTACCCGAAGCAACGATAAATACCGAAAGTCCTGCATGGGCGATCGATCGTTTATCGATATTGGCTTTAAAAATTTATCATATGCAGCAGGAAGTCGAGCGTCACGACGCTTCTCCCGAACATGTCGAAAAATGCCGTGCAAAATTAAGGGTTCTTCTTGAACAAAGAGTCGATCTTTCGATTGCGATCGAGCAGTTGCTGGCTGATATCGAGAGCGGTCGTAAATATATGAAAGTATATAAACAGATGAAAATGTATAATGACCCGGCTTTAAATCCGGTGTTATATGCGACAGAAAAAAAATAAACGGGTGGAAAACGAATCACATTCGGGAAAGAGGATATTGATAATCCGGTTATCGGCATTAGGGGATATTGCCATGTCGTTACCGGTTGTATATTCTATGTGTCGTTCTTATCCTGACGTAGAATTTACCATGTTAACTTCTGAAGCCGGTAGCCGGTTGTTTTTATCGCCACCGGGTAATCTTACGGTGATTGTAGCTGAAGTGCATGGTAGACATGCCGGTGTAAAAGGTATTTATCGGTTATTTCGAGAATTGAATGCACCTCGGTATGATGGAGTTGTCGATTTGCATGACGTTTTACGAACTAAATGGTTACGTTTATTATTTCTTTCGTCGGGTATTCCTACGGCTCATATCGATAAAGGGCGACCTGAAAAAAAAAGATTGACGGCCCGAAGACATAAAATAAAAAAGCAGTTGAAAACGTCTTTTTCAAGGTATGCCGATGTATTTGGCCGCTTTGGATTTGTGTTACCGGTTTCTTTTATTCCTTTTACTAAGGAACAGTTACCGTTGATTCCCGATTTTGTAAAATATTTTACCGATAATAAAATCGGTATAGGAATTGCTCCTTTTGCTCAACATATCGGTAAAATATATCCCGAAGATAAGATGAAGGATGTTATCAGGTTATTGAGCCAATCGGGAGAGTATCGTATATTTCTTTTCGGTGGAGGAGAAAAAGAATCTGCTGTATTAAATGAATGGGCATGCGAATATCCTGATGTCGTTTCGTTGGCAGGCAAAAAATATGGTCTGGAAAATGAAATGGCTTTAATGTCACGTCTTATAGCTGTTATTTCGATGGATTCGGCTAATATGCATCTGGCTTCATTGGTCGGAACTCCCGTAATTTCAGTATGGGGTGCGACTCATCGTTATGCCGGTTTTCTGGGGTGGGGACAGAAGATAGAGAATGTGGTAGATGTAGATCTGTCATGTCGTCCCTGCTCGATTTATGGAAACAAATCTTGTTGGAGAAAGGATTATGCTTGTTTGTATCGGATTAACTCCAGACGCATAATCGATTGTGTCGAAAAAATCGTCTTGCATGTAACCGAAAAGGGTAAATAAAAGATAGTGATGGCTAACAGTTTACGCTTCTTTCGGTTTGTCTTAATTATATATATTTTATGAAGGTAGTTATTAATCCCGTTTACAAAAATGAATTGTCGCAGTTCGTTATGCGTCTTCCCAAAATTTTCGATAAGGAAGGTGAAATGGTATATCAGGCGCGAAATACATTGAAACGGTTTACATATGATGGTTTCGATCTTACGGTAAAACGGTATAAAATACCGATATTTATCAACCGTGTAGCCTATACTTTTTTTAGGTCGTCGAAGGCTTGTCGAGCTTATGAGTATGCCCTTATTTTATTGAGTAAGGGGATAAAAACTCCTGATCCGGTCGCTTATATCGAGATAAAACGAAACGGTTTATTTTACGAAGCATATTTTATTTCGATGACCGAACCGTATGCTCATTTGATGAGAGAGTTCTATTTCGGTATCGAGGGGCGGGAAGAAATATTGGATGCTTTTGCCGCATTTACTGTAAAAGTGCATGAGTCGGGAGTATTGCACCTCGACTATTCGCCAGGGAATATTATGTTCGATGTATTCGAGGGGGAGATTCGGTTTAGTCTTCTCGATTTAAATAGGATGAAATTCGGGAAATTATCTAAAAAGGAATGTTTGCGTAATTTCGAACGTCTAACTCCCAATGAAGCGGTGATGACCCGTATTGTTTCACGTTATGCCAGATTGAGGGGATGGAATGTGGAACAGTCGGTTCGAGAGGCATTGGCTTATGAGAAAACGTTTGACCGGTTGCAAATAATTAAAAATGACCGTAAAAATAAAATGAAGAAAAAAGCATAAGAAACGTGTGCCTGAATAAAACCGCATAATGTTTTTTGTTCTAACTTTGTTCCGTATCGTTTTTATAAAAAATGGAAGAAGATTTTAATATAAGGGAACAGCATATTTCAGATATCGAAAAAGAATTCGAGAAAGCTTTGCGTCCGCTTGCGTTTGAAGATTTTAGCGGGCAGGAAAAAATCATCGAAAATCTGAAAGTGTTTGTTATGGCTGCCCGTATGCGTGGCGAATCGCTCGATCATGTGTTGTTGCACGGTCCTCCCGGTTTGGGAAAAACTACACTTTCGAATATCGTTGCGAATGAATTGGGGGTAGGTTTTAAAATTACTTCCGGGCCGGTACTCGATAAACCCGGTGATTTGGCCGGAATACTTACCTCTCTCGAACCGAATGACGTACTTTTTATCGATGAGATACATCGTCTGAGCCCTGTTGTAGAGGAATATCTTTATTCTGCGATGGAAGATTATCGTATCGATATTATGATTGACAAAGGTCCAAGTGCCCGGTCGATACAGCTCGATCTCAATCCGTTTACTCTGATTGGGGCCACCACCCGGAGTGGCTTGCTTACCAGTCCGTTACGTGCTCGGTTTGGAATCAATTGCCATCTCGAATATTACGATCATCAGATATTGTCTCGTATTATTCGTCGATCGGCATCGATTATGCAGGTGCCTTGTAACACTGAAGCCGCTGATGAAATTGCGATGCGCAGTCGTGGGACTCCCCGTATTGCCAATGCTTTGTTGCGCAGAGTACGTGATTTTGCACAGGTGAAAGGAACCGGAGAAATCGATCTCGAAATCGCTCGTTTCTCACTCGAGGCTCTAAATATCGACCGGTACGGACTTGATGAAATTGATAATAAAATACTTACAACGATCATCGATAAATTTAAAGGTGGTCCTGTGGGTCTTACTACTATCGCCACGGCTTTGGGAGAAGATCCTGGAACTCTTGAGGAAGTATACGAACCGTATCTGATTAAAGAAGGATTTATTAAGCGTACTCCAAGAGGTAGAGAAGTGACCGATCTGGCATATGTGCATTTGAATCGTAACCGGTTTTCCGATCAGGGATCGTTGTTTTGAAAAAATAATTTAAAACATAAAACAATAAAGGGGGCCGAAATACGGTTTACCACCTTTTATATACATTTGAAAAATGTCGGGAATGAAAAGTCTGGCCAAGGATACGGCCATTTACGGATTAAGTAGTATTCTGGGGCGTTTCCTCAATTGGTGTTTTGTCTTTCTGTATATCAATGTACTGAAAACGACTGCCGAATACGGTATTGTTACCAACCTGTACGCCTATATGGCTTTGCTGCTCATAATTCTTACCTATGGTCTCGAAACGGGCTTTTTTCGTTTTGCAAACGATAAAAAAGAAAATGATCCTCAAAAAGTATATACTACAGGTCTTATTTCGTTAGCCGTATCTTCTTCTTTATTTTTTGTATTGGTTTTGTTGTTTCTTCGTCCGGTATCTGCGGCTTTAGGATATCCCGAGCATACCGATTATGTCTGGATGATGGCTCTTATCATTGCTATGGATTCGTTTACAGCCCTTCCTTTCGCTTATTTACGTTATCAGAAAAGGCCTATTCGTTTTGCTTATGTAAAACTGATCTCCATTTTTCTGAATATCGTTTTAAATTTATTCTTTATTCTGCTTTGCCCCTGGTTATATAAGATACATCCCGAATGGATTTCTTGGTTTTTTGATCCCGATTTTTTGGTCGGTTATATTCTGGTTGCCAATGTGATCAGTTCCGCTGCAATATTTCTGATCCTTATTCCTGAAATATTCGGAATACGGTATCGCTTCGATGCCGATATATGGCGTCGTATGCTTCGCTACTCCTTTCCGCTACTGATATTGGGAATCGCTGGGATTATGAACCAAACATTCGACAAAATGTTTTATCCGGTATTGGCATCTGACCGTTCCGATGCAATGTCAGAATTAGGTATTTACGGAGCAGTATATAAAATATCTATTGTGATGCTTATGTTTACACAGGCATTCAGGTTTGCTTACGAGCCTTTTATTTTTGCTAAAAATAAAGAAAAGGGTGAAGATAATAAACAGGCGTATTCCGATGCGATGAAGTATTTTATTATTTTCGGATTGTTTATATTTTTGGCAGTGATGTTCTATCTCGATTTGGTGAAGTTTTTTATGCCGGCGAAATATCGTGTGGGTTTGGGTGTCGTCCCTATTATAATGTTGGCTCAGTTATTTTTCGGTATATTCTTTAATATTTCCTTATGGTATAAACTTACCGATAAAACTCATTGGGGAGCATGGTTTTCTATTTTCGGATTTGTGATTACTATGGCGATAAATATTATTTTCGTACCCCGTTTCGGTTATATGGCTTGTGCATGGGCGGCCTTTATTTGTTATCTGAGTATGATGATCACTTCTTATATTATCGGACAATATTATTATCCGATTCGCTATGATCTGAAATCGGCTGTAACTTATACCTTGTTGGCAGCTGTATTATATATTATCGCATATTTTACCGATATCGATAATCTTGTACTTCGTTTATCGTTCCGTACTGTACTGCTTTTAATTTTTGTAGCCTATATCGTAAAAAAAGATATGCCTTTACGAGAAATACCTGTAATTAACCGTTGTATGAAAAAATAAACTGATGAATTTTAATTTGAAAACTTTTACGGAAGGGATACGCAATTTTTTATCCCGCTATTTAAATATGAATTCCGACCGAGAGAACGAAGAGGCGACTGTGCAGGCTATACGTGACGGAATAGAATTTAAGGGTGCGACTGTATGGATTCTTATTTGTGCTATATTTATCGCTTCGTTGGGTTTGAATACCAACTCAACAGCTGTTATTATCGGTGCGATGCTTATTTCACCTCTGATGGGACCGATTATGGGAATCGGATTAGGGGTGGGAATATATGATTTCGAACTGATTAAAAAATCTTTTCGGAATTTAGGTATAGCGACTTTATTCAGTGTGTTGACCTCTACTCTGTATTTTCTGATAACGCCGTTGAGCGATGCCCGGTCTGAGTTGTTGGCGCGTACGGCTCCTACGATATATGATGTTCTCATCGCTTTTTTTGGTGGTGGTGCGGGTATTGTAGCGATGGCTACTCGTCAGAAAGGCAATGTTATCCCGGGTGTTGCGATTGCTACGG
It encodes:
- a CDS encoding glycosyltransferase family 9 protein — its product is MRQKKNKRVENESHSGKRILIIRLSALGDIAMSLPVVYSMCRSYPDVEFTMLTSEAGSRLFLSPPGNLTVIVAEVHGRHAGVKGIYRLFRELNAPRYDGVVDLHDVLRTKWLRLLFLSSGIPTAHIDKGRPEKKRLTARRHKIKKQLKTSFSRYADVFGRFGFVLPVSFIPFTKEQLPLIPDFVKYFTDNKIGIGIAPFAQHIGKIYPEDKMKDVIRLLSQSGEYRIFLFGGGEKESAVLNEWACEYPDVVSLAGKKYGLENEMALMSRLIAVISMDSANMHLASLVGTPVISVWGATHRYAGFLGWGQKIENVVDVDLSCRPCSIYGNKSCWRKDYACLYRINSRRIIDCVEKIVLHVTEKGK
- the pdxB gene encoding 4-phosphoerythronate dehydrogenase PdxB, which encodes MTRIIIDNKIPYIKGILEPYAEVEYIAPEKIDRNAVKDADILIIRTRTHCNAELLEGSKCKFIGTATIGYDHIDTAYCSANGILWKNAPGCNAPSVGQYILASLLLLQERYGILLREKTIGIVGVGHVGTIIEKYCRLIGMNVLRNDPPRARKESAEDFVSLEEIAEKSDIITFHTPLIKEGDDKTYHLCNNKFLNRLCKKPIIINSSRGEIIDNTALLDASRKGLVSEYILDCWENEPHISRELLERAFIATPHIAGYSADGKSNATRQMVNAVSGWIKKKICSSNIIPPSPLFDNITIPEGADALTASVLATYDPRQDMASLLAHPEDFEKLRGNYGLRREFGAYTLNNCPPEIVPILQELGFNIQ
- the ruvB gene encoding Holliday junction branch migration DNA helicase RuvB: MEEDFNIREQHISDIEKEFEKALRPLAFEDFSGQEKIIENLKVFVMAARMRGESLDHVLLHGPPGLGKTTLSNIVANELGVGFKITSGPVLDKPGDLAGILTSLEPNDVLFIDEIHRLSPVVEEYLYSAMEDYRIDIMIDKGPSARSIQLDLNPFTLIGATTRSGLLTSPLRARFGINCHLEYYDHQILSRIIRRSASIMQVPCNTEAADEIAMRSRGTPRIANALLRRVRDFAQVKGTGEIDLEIARFSLEALNIDRYGLDEIDNKILTTIIDKFKGGPVGLTTIATALGEDPGTLEEVYEPYLIKEGFIKRTPRGREVTDLAYVHLNRNRFSDQGSLF
- a CDS encoding lipopolysaccharide biosynthesis protein; translation: MSGMKSLAKDTAIYGLSSILGRFLNWCFVFLYINVLKTTAEYGIVTNLYAYMALLLIILTYGLETGFFRFANDKKENDPQKVYTTGLISLAVSSSLFFVLVLLFLRPVSAALGYPEHTDYVWMMALIIAMDSFTALPFAYLRYQKRPIRFAYVKLISIFLNIVLNLFFILLCPWLYKIHPEWISWFFDPDFLVGYILVANVISSAAIFLILIPEIFGIRYRFDADIWRRMLRYSFPLLILGIAGIMNQTFDKMFYPVLASDRSDAMSELGIYGAVYKISIVMLMFTQAFRFAYEPFIFAKNKEKGEDNKQAYSDAMKYFIIFGLFIFLAVMFYLDLVKFFMPAKYRVGLGVVPIIMLAQLFFGIFFNISLWYKLTDKTHWGAWFSIFGFVITMAINIIFVPRFGYMACAWAAFICYLSMMITSYIIGQYYYPIRYDLKSAVTYTLLAAVLYIIAYFTDIDNLVLRLSFRTVLLLIFVAYIVKKDMPLREIPVINRCMKK
- the rnc gene encoding ribonuclease III, which codes for MFKTIYHKIRLFKLRHKEPYCNFYKILGFYPQNIDVYEQACLHRSSSIRTEKGQWINNERLEFLGDAVLDAIVADIVFNEFESKKEGFLTNTRSKIVQREMLNQIALKIGLDKLIIASTHTSSHNNYIYGNAFEAFIGAIYIDRGYEVCKKFIQEKVIKPYINLNQVAKKEVNFKSKLIEWCQKNKVDITFTLIESFTDHDNNPIFQFQVIIGGISGGIGIGYTKKESQQNAAQMALKKIKSDKDFLQAILDSQTAKDKEEKEIDTGDTEEQISTEKEIQIENTMEKEYIPN
- a CDS encoding metallopeptidase TldD-related protein; amino-acid sequence: MYINKQIITLLAGVAIVINAFGTKVQDDPVMKAMKYEIDRNASGLKIGDFASPFFIGCMMSDLETLRIEASLGSLYGNKLDYVRRIIPTLFIGDYQNNNNNFMGVEQLYSGKVFVAPYSDNEFLVRTSIWGNLDGLYKKSIEQLEQKKSVLHQKNLSSEETALPDYTVMPSVNIEVPVKRMNLDRKALEKYVCEASAVFRDYPQLTDSRVVISAVNKVVRNYNTENTVVKYPDNSVYIDVYIKGMTPDGQLLENMVANLYRDVSEIPDIDSLKAFCREIGDLFVKVYNAPIINEPYDGPILIEGDAVVTSFIDNFFSGTRNLIARRKTLLSEDLDRYYPYNSKYDDNQLEQMMNKRIISKDLNITSLTGTPVYNGINLVGYYPVDLEGVVPDKEMILVENGILKAMLNGRTPTLKSPVSNGHYHTDRWGMSAGVYPGVVRLSGNNRSSKEELKKRLLNRAKDEGYDYAYILRKKSGNKADELYQVDVKTGKEQLVRGGVINDLNMKSFKRVLGISDKEFVKNMTSGSFQSSFILPETILLGECEIVKDNNLSLVKPFIVPRPD
- a CDS encoding DUF4254 domain-containing protein → MTDFSEKSNRIFWNATQHYHTMDDVDAEMNNPFEEKTIEYYLFLKNWIDAVQWHLEDIIRDPDIDPVKALQIKRRIDKSNQDRTDLVELIDGYFLDKYKDVKPLPEATINTESPAWAIDRLSILALKIYHMQQEVERHDASPEHVEKCRAKLRVLLEQRVDLSIAIEQLLADIESGRKYMKVYKQMKMYNDPALNPVLYATEKK
- a CDS encoding lipopolysaccharide kinase InaA family protein, coding for MKVVINPVYKNELSQFVMRLPKIFDKEGEMVYQARNTLKRFTYDGFDLTVKRYKIPIFINRVAYTFFRSSKACRAYEYALILLSKGIKTPDPVAYIEIKRNGLFYEAYFISMTEPYAHLMREFYFGIEGREEILDAFAAFTVKVHESGVLHLDYSPGNIMFDVFEGEIRFSLLDLNRMKFGKLSKKECLRNFERLTPNEAVMTRIVSRYARLRGWNVEQSVREALAYEKTFDRLQIIKNDRKNKMKKKA
- a CDS encoding acyl carrier protein: MSEIASRVKQIIVDKLAVEESEVTPEASFTNDLGADSLDTVELIMDFEKEFGVNIPDDQTEKIATVGDAIAYIEANVKK
- the fabF gene encoding beta-ketoacyl-ACP synthase II, translating into MELKRVVVTGLGAITPVGNDVNSTWDSLINGVSGAGPITLFDASLFKTQFACEVKNFDPSLYFDRKEARKFDRYAQLAIASAKEGVANSGLDLEKVNKDRVGVIFAAGIGGIKTFEEEVSAYFNNVEKGPKFNPFFIPKMIADIAAGHIAMMYGFHGPNYATVSACASSTNALIDSFNNIRLGKADVIVSGGAEAAITVAGLGGFNSMHAVSTRNDDPKGASRPFSASRDGFVMGEGAVCLVLEELEHALARGAKIYAEIVGGGMSADAYHITASHPEGLGAKLVMQNALDDAEMKPEEIDYINVHGTSTPVGDISEVKAIKSVFGDHAYDLNISSTKSMTGHLLGAAGALEAMVCVKAVENDIVPPTINFHEGDEDPEIDYKLNFTFNKAQKRTVNAALSNTFGFGGHNASLIVKKFVK
- the purN gene encoding phosphoribosylglycinamide formyltransferase gives rise to the protein MRKKIAVFASGSGTNAENIIRYFRDRESAQVVLVISSRPDAYVVERARKLQVPCHIAGKEAFATPGLVISMLHDAGVDMIVLAGFLLKVPEEIVRAYPDAIVNIHPALLPKFGGKGMYGDRVHNAVIEAGEQISGITIHYVNEHYDEGTAIARFTCPVLKGDTPQSLAARVHELEYRYFPEVIEQVATSGK